The sequence TCGTCCGGCGGCACGTGGCCGATGCGACCGCGGCGGGCGCCCGGGTGGTCACCGGCGGCACCGACGACGACGCCTCTCCCGGCGAGGGCTACGTCGCCCCCACCGTGCTGCTCGACGTCCCCGAGACGTCGGCGGCGGTGCGCGAGGAGACCTTCGGGCCGACGCTGACCATCACGGAGGTGGCCGACGCCGAGGAGGCGCTCGAGCGGGCCAACGCGACCAGCTACGGGCTGGCCGGCGCCGTCTTCTCGACGTCCAGAGGCCGCGCCATGGACCTCGCCCGCCGCATGCGCAGCGGCATGACGTCGATCAACTCGGTGCTCACCTTCGCCTCGGTGCCCGCGCTGCCCTTCGGCGGCGTCGGCGAGTCCGGCTTCGGCCGCATCCACGGCGAGGACGGGCTCAAGGAGTTCACCCGCGCCAAGGCGATCACCCGCCGGCGCGTACCGCTGCCGGTCAACCTGATGAGCTTCGGCCGGCCGGCCAACGCCGCCGACGCCCTGGCCCGGGTCATGGGCATGGTCCACGGACGGCACCGGTGAGCGGAGGCACGGGCGTGCGCGAGCTGCGCGACGAGTACGACGTCGTCGTCGTGGGAGCGGGCTCGGCCGGGTGCGCGCTGGCCGGCCGGCTCAGCGAGGACCCGTCACTGCGGGTGCTGTTGCTGGAGGCCGGGGGCTCGGACAAGCTGCTCGAGGTGCAGATCCCGGCCGGGATGTACAAGATCTGGCGCACCCGCCGCGACTGGAACTACACGACCGACGAGCAGCCGGGCCTCGGCGGCCGGAAGCTGTTCTGGCCGCGCGGCAAGCTGCTCGGCGGCTCGTCGTCCATCAACGCGATGATCTACATCCGCGGGGCGGCCGCCGACTACGACGAGTGGGCCCGGCTGACCGGCGATCCGTCGTGGTCCTACGAGCAGGTGCTCCCGCTGTTCAGGCGCATGGAGGACAACTCCCGCGGCGCGGACGAGTGGCACGGGACCGGCGGTCCGCTGCGGGTCGAGGACCTCCGCTCCCCGCACGAGTGGACGACGGCCGTCGTCGAGTCCGCCGTGGCCACCGGCTACCCGCGCAACGACGACTTCAACGGCGCCGCCCAGGAGGGCGTCGGCCGGTACCAGGTGACCCAGAAGCGCGGCCGCCGCTGGTCCTCGGCCGACGCGTACCTGCACCCGGCGATGAAGCGGCCGAACCTCACCGTCCGCACCGGCGCGCTGACCACCCGGGTGCTGGTCCAGGGCGGCCGGGCCACCGGGGTGGAGTTCCGCTGCGCCGGGAAGCTGCACACCGTCCGGGCCGCGCGCGAGGTCGTCCTCTCCGGCGGTGCGGTGAACTCCCCGCAGCTGCTGCTGCTCTCCGGCATCGGCCCGGCCGACCACCTGCGCGAGGTCGGCGTCGACGTCGTCCACGACCTGCCGGGCGTCGGTGGCGGGCTGCAGGACCACCCCCTCGTCCCGGTCGTCTGGAACGTGCGGTCGGGGAGGTCGCTGACCCACGGGGACTCGCCGTCGGGCTACGCGCGCTGGTTCGGCGCCCGCCGGGGGCCGCTGACCTCCAACCTGGCCGAGGCCGGGCTGTTCACCCGGTCGGCCCCCGGCCTGCCCGAGCCCGACCTGCAGATGCACTTCCTGCCGGTGAAGTTCTGGAAGCAGGCGGAGGTCGACCCCGACGTCGACGCCTTCACCGCCGCCGTCGTGCTGGTGCACGTGCACTCGCGCGGCTCGGTGCGGCTGCGCTCGGCCGACCCCACGTGGGCGCCGGCCATCGACGCCGGCTACCTCACCGACGACCGCGACCTCGACGCGCTGGTCTCCGGCGTCGAGAAGGCCCGGGAGATCGCCGGCGCCGCGCCGCTGGCCGACGTGCTCGCCGACGAGTGGTCGCCGGGGGGCACCGTGCACGGCCGCGAGGCGCTGCGCCGGTCGGTCAGGGCAACCCTCGAGTCGCTGTACCACCCGGTGTCCTCCTGCCGGATGGGCACCGACGAGGAGGCCGTGGTCGACCCGCAGCTGCGGTTGCACGGCGTCGCGGGCCTGCGCGTCGTCGACGCCTCGGTCATGCCGACGCTCGTGCGGGGCAACACGAACGCGCCGACGATCATGATCGCCGAGCGCGCGGCCGACCTGATCCTGGACCGCACCCCCGCCGCGCAGCTGACCGCCGCCCGCTGACGCTCACGCGGTGCTGCGACCGACCTCGTAGAGGAACCGGCCGGCGCGCTCCTGCGCGTCGAGGTGGTCGGCGACGGCCCGGGCGACGTCCGGCTCCGCCGAGACCGCGACGAGGTGGGGCGAGTAGACGTCGAACCAGCAGCCGAACCGCTGGAGCTCGTCCTGCAGCTCCTGCACGCGCTCGTCCTGCGCCAGATCGGGCCAGTCGGGAAACCACACCCGGTAGGTGTGCCGGCCGGCGTCGCGCAGCGGGCGGACCGCGACCAGCGGGCCCTCGGCGGTCGCCACCACCTCCACCTCGTCGCCGAGGTTCAGGTCGTAGGCGAACACCGGCACCGCGGCGACGACGGCACGGCCCTCCCCCGACGGGTGCGCGCGCAGGCCCTCCCAGGCCGCCTCGCCCTCCCCGCCGGGATAGACGGCCACCCACACCGTCTGCGGAGCGGTCGCGGCCTCCGGGTGCACCTCGACGGCGCCGTTCCGCCGGCGCGTGACCCTGGCGGGGTGCTCCAGGTAGCTCGTGGACACCGGCCCAGCCTAGGGACGCACCACCCTCAGCCGTGGGCGGCGTCGGCCGCGGCTGCCTCCGGAGCGGTGGGCAGGCTGGTCCCCGGTCGCGGCGAGGGGTTCCGGCGGATCGAGATCGACGCCGCCGCCGCCAGCAGGCACAGCCCCCCGGCGAGGAACCACGCGAGGTCGTAGGAGCCGGTGACGTCGCGGATCACCCCGCCGCCGAACGCGGCGACCGCCGAACCGATCTGGTGGGAGGCGAACACCCAGCCGAAGACGACCGGGGCACGGGCCCCGAAGTGCTCTCGGCACAGCGCCAGCGTCGGCGGCACGGTGGCCACCCAGTCCAGCCCGTAGAAGACGACGAACGCGACCATGCTGACGTGGAGCTCGGGCCCGAACAGCGGCGGCAGCAGGAACAGCGAGAACCCGCGCAGCCCGTAGTAGGCCAGCAGCAGCACCCGCGGGTCGACCCGGTCGGTGAGCCAGCCGGAGAAGACGGTCCCGGCGATGTCGAAGACCCCGACGACCGCGAGCAGCCCGGCCGCCGTCGTCACCGGCATGCCGTGGTCGTGGGCCGCGGGGATGAAGTGCGGCTGCACCAGCCCGTTGGTCGACATGCCGCAGATGAAGAAGCCCAGCGCCAGCAGCCAGAACGGCCGGGCGCGCGCCGCCTCGCCGAGGCCCCGCAGCGCGACGCGCGCCGCTCCGGCCCGCACCGGCTCGGGGTCGTCGGCCGCCGTTCCGCCGTAGGGGGCGACGTCGAGGTCGCGGGGCCGGTCGCGCAGCAGCCAGGCCACCAGCGGGAGGACCGCCAGCGCGGCCGCCGTCGTCCCGAGGGAGGCCGCCCGCCAGCCCCAGGAGGAGTCGATCCAGGCCACCAGCGGGAGGAAGACCAGCTGCCCGGCCGCCCCGCCGGCGGTCAGCACGCCGGAGACGAGACCGCGCCGGGCCACGAACCACCGGCCGGTCACGGTGGCGACCAGCGACAGCGCCATCGAGCCGCTGCCCAGCCCGACGAGGACGCCCCACAGCAGGACCAACTGCCAGCTCGTCGTCATGAAGACGGACAGGCCGCTGCCGAGCGCGACCACCAGCAGCGCGCCCATCACGACGCGGCGGATGCCGAAGCGCTCCATCAGGGCCGCCGCGAAGGGCGCGGTCAGCCCGTACAGCGCCATGTTGACCGCGACCGCGGCCGAGATGGTGGAGACCGACCACCCGAACTCCGCCCGCAGGGGATCGACGAGCACGCCCGGCACCGCACGGAAGGCGGCGGCCCCGACCAGCGCCAGGAACGTCACGGCGGCCACCCACCACGCCGGGTGGACGCGGCGCACACGCGGCGCGGCGGAGACGATCACGGCGGACAGCATGGCTGACCGGCCGTCGACCGGACGAGCGGCCCGACGGCCGATCCGCCCACGCGCAGACGAGCGGCACCACGGCCTCGACGCGCCAGCACCTGCACGCGCCGTCGGGGCGCGCCGCTCGCCTTCCGCCGCACCGACCGAGAGCCGGTCGCTCACCCGATGTGACCTGACACTCCCTCCCGGTGGGACCACACGGCGGCCGGGTCTGGTTGAGTGGGGTGTACCGGCGCCGCCCTCGCTCATCCGGAGCGGCAGGAATCGACGTCGGGCTGAGGCTGCGCCACCTTGGTGCGCCCGGCTGACCGACGTCTCGCCGACGATGCGAGCCCGCCCTGCCTCCGTGCAGGTGCGCCGGCGCTCGCGCTCGCCGAGGTGGTGGTGCGGCCACTCGATCGTCGAAGGACTCCATTGACCTCCACCCAGAACACCCCCGCCGCCTCCGAGGGCGGCGCCCGCCGCCGTCGTGGTGGCCGTGGCCGCGGCACCCGCCCGGCCGGCGAGCAGAACCAGAACCGCCCGGCGGCCGCCGCCGTGCCCGCGCCCGTCGTCGTCCCCGTCGGGGCAGACGCCACCGTGCTGCCGACCGACTCCACCTTCGCCGACCTGGGCGTCCCCGCCCCGATGGTCGAGGTGCTCTCCGCCAGCGGCATCACCGCGCCGTTCCCCATCCAGGTCGCGACCCTGCCCGACAGCCTCGCCGGCCGGGACGTCCTCGGCCGGGGCCGCACGGGCTCGGGCAAGACCCTCGCCTTCTCCATCCCGCTGGTCGCCCGGCTCGCCGCCTCCGGCACCCGCCGGCAGGCCCGCAGGCCGCGCGCGCTGGTGCTGGTCCCGACCCGCGAGCTGGCCAACCAGGTCTTCGCCGTCGTCGACCCGCTCGCCCGGGCGCTCGGCATGTCGGCGACGACGATCTTCGGCGGCGTCGGCCAGAACCCGCAGGTGCAGGCGCTGGCCAAGGGCGTCGACATCGTCATCGCCTGCCCCGGCCGGCTCGAGGACCTGATCGGCCAGGGCCACGCCGACCTCGGCTCGATCGAGGTCACCATCCTCGACGAGGCCGACCACATGGCCGACCTGGGCTTCCTGCCCGGCGTCAAGCGGATCATGGACCGCACCCCGGAGGTCGGGCAGCGGATGCTGTTCTCCGCCACCCTCGACAACGGCGTCGACGTGCTGGTCAAGCGCTACCTGACGAACCCGACCACCCACTCGGTGGACCCGGCCGTCGCCCCGGTCAGCACCATGACCCACCACGTCTTCCGCGTGGACGCCGCGGACAAGGGCAGGGTCGTCCAGGAGCTGGCCTCGGGCCTGGGCCGCAGCGTGCTGTTCACCCGGACCAAGCACCAGGCCAAGAAGCTGGCCAAGCAGCTCACAGCAGCCGGTGTGCCGGCCGTGGACCTGCACGGCAACCTGAGCCAGAATGCCCGCGAGCGCAACCTCGAGGCGTTCAGCAGCGGTGCGTCCCGGGTCCTCTGCGCCACCGACATCGCCGCCCGCGGCATCCACGTCGACGACGTGGCGATCGTCGTGCACGTCGACCCGCCGACCGAGCACAAGGCCTACCTGCACCGCTCGGGCCGCACCGCCCGCGCCGGCGCCGAGGGTGCTGTCGTCACCATCGCCACGCCCGACCAGGCCGGCGAGGTCCGCACCCTGGCGCGGCAGGCCGGGATCACCCCCGAGGTGTCGGCCATCAAGCCCGGCGCCCGGGAGATCACCGCGCTGACCGGTCCGGCCGCTCCCTACGTCGAGCCGGCGCCGGTGGCGGAGCCCCAGCAGCAGGGCGGTGGCGGCGGTCGCCGTCGCAGCGGCGGTGGCTCGGGTCGCGACTCCTCCGGCGGCGCGGCGTCCTCGGGCGGCCGTAGCAGCTCGGGCAGCGGCGGCAAGTCCGGGGGCTCGGGTCGCGCGTCCGGCCCGGCGCGCACCCGCGCCGAGCTCGCGGCGCGCGCCGGCTCGTCGTCGGCCGCGTCGTTCAGCTCCCGGTCGCGCCGGGGCCGCTGACCCTTCCCGGGTCGACGGTTGGCCGGCGGGTCGATGGGCACAGCACTGCCCATCGGGTCCGTCGTCCCGCCCGCGCGGGCGAGGGAGAGCGCCCGCGCCGCCGCACCACACCCGGAGGAGGCCCCGTGTCCCGACCGCCCCGCCCCACGTCCCGCCGGCGCCGAGTCGCGACGGCCACCTGCGCCGTCGGGCTGGTCCTGCTGGCCGGCTGCGGGGGGAACGGCTCGTCGGAGGACGCCGTGGTGACCGACGCGGCGCAGACGCTGCCGACCCAGCCCGGCGACTCCGGGGGTGGCGGATCGGCCCCGGCGACCCCGACCGGGGTCGAGGGCGACGTCCTGACCGAGACGGTGACGCTCGAGGACGGGGGCATCATCATGCCCAGCCGGCTGGCGGCCGGCCCCTACGAGATCGAGGTGGTCAACGAGGGCGGGTTGGCGCACGACCTGACCGTCGAACGCGACGGGGAGCAGGTGGCGAGCACCGACCCGATCCAGGCGGGGCTGACCGGCACCCTCACCG is a genomic window of Blastococcus sp. HT6-30 containing:
- a CDS encoding MFS transporter; this translates as MIVSAAPRVRRVHPAWWVAAVTFLALVGAAAFRAVPGVLVDPLRAEFGWSVSTISAAVAVNMALYGLTAPFAAALMERFGIRRVVMGALLVVALGSGLSVFMTTSWQLVLLWGVLVGLGSGSMALSLVATVTGRWFVARRGLVSGVLTAGGAAGQLVFLPLVAWIDSSWGWRAASLGTTAAALAVLPLVAWLLRDRPRDLDVAPYGGTAADDPEPVRAGAARVALRGLGEAARARPFWLLALGFFICGMSTNGLVQPHFIPAAHDHGMPVTTAAGLLAVVGVFDIAGTVFSGWLTDRVDPRVLLLAYYGLRGFSLFLLPPLFGPELHVSMVAFVVFYGLDWVATVPPTLALCREHFGARAPVVFGWVFASHQIGSAVAAFGGGVIRDVTGSYDLAWFLAGGLCLLAAAASISIRRNPSPRPGTSLPTAPEAAAADAAHG
- a CDS encoding GMC family oxidoreductase N-terminal domain-containing protein, with amino-acid sequence MSGGTGVRELRDEYDVVVVGAGSAGCALAGRLSEDPSLRVLLLEAGGSDKLLEVQIPAGMYKIWRTRRDWNYTTDEQPGLGGRKLFWPRGKLLGGSSSINAMIYIRGAAADYDEWARLTGDPSWSYEQVLPLFRRMEDNSRGADEWHGTGGPLRVEDLRSPHEWTTAVVESAVATGYPRNDDFNGAAQEGVGRYQVTQKRGRRWSSADAYLHPAMKRPNLTVRTGALTTRVLVQGGRATGVEFRCAGKLHTVRAAREVVLSGGAVNSPQLLLLSGIGPADHLREVGVDVVHDLPGVGGGLQDHPLVPVVWNVRSGRSLTHGDSPSGYARWFGARRGPLTSNLAEAGLFTRSAPGLPEPDLQMHFLPVKFWKQAEVDPDVDAFTAAVVLVHVHSRGSVRLRSADPTWAPAIDAGYLTDDRDLDALVSGVEKAREIAGAAPLADVLADEWSPGGTVHGREALRRSVRATLESLYHPVSSCRMGTDEEAVVDPQLRLHGVAGLRVVDASVMPTLVRGNTNAPTIMIAERAADLILDRTPAAQLTAAR
- a CDS encoding DUF4265 domain-containing protein; this translates as MSTSYLEHPARVTRRRNGAVEVHPEAATAPQTVWVAVYPGGEGEAAWEGLRAHPSGEGRAVVAAVPVFAYDLNLGDEVEVVATAEGPLVAVRPLRDAGRHTYRVWFPDWPDLAQDERVQELQDELQRFGCWFDVYSPHLVAVSAEPDVARAVADHLDAQERAGRFLYEVGRSTA
- a CDS encoding DEAD/DEAH box helicase, producing the protein MTSTQNTPAASEGGARRRRGGRGRGTRPAGEQNQNRPAAAAVPAPVVVPVGADATVLPTDSTFADLGVPAPMVEVLSASGITAPFPIQVATLPDSLAGRDVLGRGRTGSGKTLAFSIPLVARLAASGTRRQARRPRALVLVPTRELANQVFAVVDPLARALGMSATTIFGGVGQNPQVQALAKGVDIVIACPGRLEDLIGQGHADLGSIEVTILDEADHMADLGFLPGVKRIMDRTPEVGQRMLFSATLDNGVDVLVKRYLTNPTTHSVDPAVAPVSTMTHHVFRVDAADKGRVVQELASGLGRSVLFTRTKHQAKKLAKQLTAAGVPAVDLHGNLSQNARERNLEAFSSGASRVLCATDIAARGIHVDDVAIVVHVDPPTEHKAYLHRSGRTARAGAEGAVVTIATPDQAGEVRTLARQAGITPEVSAIKPGAREITALTGPAAPYVEPAPVAEPQQQGGGGGRRRSGGGSGRDSSGGAASSGGRSSSGSGGKSGGSGRASGPARTRAELAARAGSSSAASFSSRSRRGR